A window of Cryptomeria japonica chromosome 3, Sugi_1.0, whole genome shotgun sequence contains these coding sequences:
- the LOC131035085 gene encoding uncharacterized protein LOC131035085 isoform X1, whose protein sequence is MASSVYCHWSKINCDPCNCNCMLGSDCNSSPQRSVRRKLEGLNLKCNNSCISARDDGGSTAEEGIVSKDVTDCTHCYQQWNDSTKEIIEESRKLIYFGELPKTLISEISTEQVNGRSCFSLTLHEENEGFDSLHSSLHYSSPAHIDDRFSSKKVLVMKKNAPGNVPVEAESHIHMMEVEKEAHTLREALRGQHYALQDLYTELEEERNASSTAANEALSMILRLQDEKAAVRLEANQYKRMAEEKIAHDQESLAFFEEIIYRKDKEIDALEYEIQAYRHRLLSIGFDDLEIGKIRYLERSYSNDNTNARYGGCDNWINSEQECSGSHVTLGWKTSNNTHSRDLWKIQDKKGKRCICKNDHTCLDDTWNEGTNAFGSGLPQNQQGVSCSEGVTHGQDRASGNSNRIQLEGNSVSRNVIKESIRVFSNNRSDNYARQITEIDWKLQQGFKDTEVEPDFTTQRFKVQDPVHEIGMNTPELSPRGNSFTLWEDIEKLEDQLQQLSKRRGLNCCVEEEWASTSRELQKTVAAYTASLREGARSHWRLPLDNIFMCDGLIKDTGVQSTGDPRLSNICEKGKENVKLPKANSQVLFSEINPSNLKAAGNESDSSFNIHDVYVIQNEYERNGEVMSDKAHALNLDLEDGDRLGKPDPLPQNFFLDPSSTARNSLPSSSHNAHEFNVSTSLCNALSVVPVESMLEFSSVQEDVRHINTRLQALEENGEFVKQAIDSLKRDREELSLLKEIAQQLRELKEPLKSCKDVKSSPPHEEQEDASVVRFMEVLQGNVSITRYTNKKDDGSSINEGLVHLLEKTPLRRMSSHITRTVKIISFTDVGSGHIQGK, encoded by the coding sequence ATGGCTAGTAGTGTTTACTGTCATTGGAGTAAAATCAACTGTGATCCTTGTAATTGTAATTGCATGTTGGGTAGTGACTGCAACTCTTCACCACAGAGGTCTGTTAggaggaagcttgaagggctcaACTTGAAATGTAATAACTCCTGCATTTCAGCAAGAGACGACGGAGGATCTACTGCAGAAGAAGGTATTGTTTCCAAAGATGTCACGGACTGCACGCATTGTTATCAGCAATGGAATGATTCCACAAAAGAGATTATTGAAGAGTCCAGAAAGTTAATATATTTTGGAGAGTTACCAAAAACACTTATATCTGAAATTTCGACAGAACAAGTTAATGGTAGAAGTTGTTTTTCTTTGACATTGCATGAGGAAAATGAAGGATTTGATTCCTTACATAGCAGTCTACACTATTCTTCCCCCGCTCATATTGATGATCGCTTTTCTTCAAAGAAAGTGCTCGTGATGAAGAAAAACGCTCCAGGGAATGTGCCTGTAGAAGCTGAAAGCCATATTCATATGATGGAAGTAGAGAAAGAAGCGCATACATTAAGGGAGGCTCTTCGCGGCCAACATTACGCTTTACAGGACCTCTATACTGAACTAGAGGAGGAGAGAAATGCGTCATCCACTGCAGCAAATGAAGCATTATCCATGATTTTGCGCCTTCAAGATGAAAAGGCTGCAGTGCGTTTGGAGGCTAACCAGTACAAAAGAATGGCGGAGGAAAAGATTGCCCATGATCAAGAATCCTTAGCATTCTTTGAAGAAATTATTTACAGGAAAGACAAGGAGATTGATGCTTTGGAGTATGAAATACAAGCATACAGACACAGATTGCTGAGTATTGGATTTGATGACCTTGAAATTGGAAAGATTCGATACCTGGAACGGTCTTATTCAAATGACAACACAAATGCCAGGTATGGAGGTTGTGATAACTGGATAAATTCGGAACAGGAGTGCTCTGGTAGTCATGTTACTCTTGGTTGGAAAACTTCAAATAATACACATTCCCGAGATTTATGGAAGATACAAGACAAGAAAGGGAAGAGATGCATTTGCAAGAATGATCACACATGCTTAGATGATACGTGGAATGAGGGCACAAATGCATTTGGTTCTGGTTTACCACAAAACCAACAGGGTGTATCATGTTCAGAGGGAGTCACACATGGACAAGATAGAGCCTCAGGCAACTCTAATAGGATTCAGCTAGAAGGAAATTCCGTTTCCAGAAATGTGATTAAAGAATCTATCAGAGTTTTTTCCAATAATAGGAGTGATAACTATGCAAGACAAATAACAGAGATTGATTGGAAACTACAGCAAGGATTCAAGGACACTGAAGTGGAACCTGATTTTACAACACAGAGATTTAAAGTACAGGATCCTGTCCATGAAATAGGAATGAATACCCCAGAACTTTCCCCTAGAGGAAATAGTTTTACTCTCTGGGAGGACATAGAAAAATTAGAGGATCAGCTACAGCAGTTATCAAAGCGGAGAGGACTCAATTGTTGTGTAGAGGAGGAATGGGCATCAACAAGTAGGGAGCTCCAGAAAACAGTTGCAGCTTACACTGCCAGTTTAAGGGAAGGAGCCAGGTCCCACTGGAGACTACCCTTAGACAACATCTTCATGTGTGATGGTCTGATAAAAGATACTGGGGTACAATCTACAGGGGATCCTCGACTTTCAAACATCTGTGAAAAAGGCAAGGAGAATGTGAAACTACCAAAAGCTAATTCACAAGTCCTATTTTCAGAAATCAATCCGTCAAATCTCAAAGCTGCTGGTAATGAAAGTGACTCAAGTTTCAATATTCATGATGTTTATGTGATCCAGAATGAATATGAAAGGAATGGAGAAGTTATGTCTGACAAAGCACATGCTTTGAATTTGGACCTGGAGGATGGGGATCGGCTTGGTAAACCAGATCCATTACCACAGAATTTTTTCTTGGACCCTAGTTCTACTGCAAGAAATTCATTGCCGTCTTCATCACATAATGCCCATGAATTTAATGTAAGCACTAGTCTTTGCAATGCTTTATCGGTTGTTCCAGTGGAGTCGATGCTTGAATTTTCTTCGGTTCAAGAGGATGTTAGACATATCAACACGAGGCTTCAGGCACTGGAGGAAAACGGAGAGTTTGTGAAGCAGGCAATTGATTCGCTGAAAAGGGATAGAGAAGAATTATCATTGCTGAAGGAGATAGCTCAGCAGCTTCGTGAATTAAAAGAACCATTGAAGAGCTGCAAAGATGTGAAAAGTTCACCCCCTCACGAGGAGCAAGAGGATGCATCTGTTGTCAGATTCATGGAG
- the LOC131035085 gene encoding uncharacterized protein LOC131035085 isoform X5: MASSVYCHWSKINCDPCNCNCMLGSDCNSSPQRSVRRKLEGLNLKCNNSCISARDDGGSTAEEGIVSKDVTDCTHCYQQWNDSTKEIIEESRKLIYFGELPKTLISEISTEQVNGRSCFSLTLHEENEGFDSLHSSLHYSSPAHIDDRFSSKKVLVMKKNAPGNVPVEAESHIHMMEVEKEAHTLREALRGQHYALQDLYTELEEERNASSTAANEALSMILRLQDEKAAVRLEANQYKRMAEEKIAHDQESLAFFEEIIYRKDKEIDALEYEIQAYRHRLLSIGFDDLEIGKIRYLERSYSNDNTNARYGGCDNWINSEQECSGSHVTLGWKTSNNTHSRDLWKIQDKKGKRCICKNDHTCLDDTWNEGTNAFGSGLPQNQQGVSCSEGVTHGQDRASGNSNRIQLEGNSVSRNVIKESIRVFSNNRSDNYARQITEIDWKLQQGFKDTEVEPDFTTQRFKVQDPVHEIGMNTPELSPRGNSFTLWEDIEKLEDQLQQLSKRRGLNCCVEEEWASTSRELQKTVAAYTASLREGARSHWRLPLDNIFMCDGLIKDTGVQSTGDPRLSNICEKGKENVKLPKANSQVLFSEINPSNLKAAGNESDSSFNIHDVYVIQNEYERNGEVMSDKAHALNLDLEDGDRLGKPDPLPQNFFLDPSSTARNSLPSSSHNAHEFNVSTSLCNALSVVPVESMLEFSSVQEDVRHINTRLQALEENGEFVKQAIDSLKRDREELSLLKEIAQQLRELKEPLKSCKDVKSSPPHEEQEDASVVRFMEAMLSFSI, translated from the coding sequence ATGGCTAGTAGTGTTTACTGTCATTGGAGTAAAATCAACTGTGATCCTTGTAATTGTAATTGCATGTTGGGTAGTGACTGCAACTCTTCACCACAGAGGTCTGTTAggaggaagcttgaagggctcaACTTGAAATGTAATAACTCCTGCATTTCAGCAAGAGACGACGGAGGATCTACTGCAGAAGAAGGTATTGTTTCCAAAGATGTCACGGACTGCACGCATTGTTATCAGCAATGGAATGATTCCACAAAAGAGATTATTGAAGAGTCCAGAAAGTTAATATATTTTGGAGAGTTACCAAAAACACTTATATCTGAAATTTCGACAGAACAAGTTAATGGTAGAAGTTGTTTTTCTTTGACATTGCATGAGGAAAATGAAGGATTTGATTCCTTACATAGCAGTCTACACTATTCTTCCCCCGCTCATATTGATGATCGCTTTTCTTCAAAGAAAGTGCTCGTGATGAAGAAAAACGCTCCAGGGAATGTGCCTGTAGAAGCTGAAAGCCATATTCATATGATGGAAGTAGAGAAAGAAGCGCATACATTAAGGGAGGCTCTTCGCGGCCAACATTACGCTTTACAGGACCTCTATACTGAACTAGAGGAGGAGAGAAATGCGTCATCCACTGCAGCAAATGAAGCATTATCCATGATTTTGCGCCTTCAAGATGAAAAGGCTGCAGTGCGTTTGGAGGCTAACCAGTACAAAAGAATGGCGGAGGAAAAGATTGCCCATGATCAAGAATCCTTAGCATTCTTTGAAGAAATTATTTACAGGAAAGACAAGGAGATTGATGCTTTGGAGTATGAAATACAAGCATACAGACACAGATTGCTGAGTATTGGATTTGATGACCTTGAAATTGGAAAGATTCGATACCTGGAACGGTCTTATTCAAATGACAACACAAATGCCAGGTATGGAGGTTGTGATAACTGGATAAATTCGGAACAGGAGTGCTCTGGTAGTCATGTTACTCTTGGTTGGAAAACTTCAAATAATACACATTCCCGAGATTTATGGAAGATACAAGACAAGAAAGGGAAGAGATGCATTTGCAAGAATGATCACACATGCTTAGATGATACGTGGAATGAGGGCACAAATGCATTTGGTTCTGGTTTACCACAAAACCAACAGGGTGTATCATGTTCAGAGGGAGTCACACATGGACAAGATAGAGCCTCAGGCAACTCTAATAGGATTCAGCTAGAAGGAAATTCCGTTTCCAGAAATGTGATTAAAGAATCTATCAGAGTTTTTTCCAATAATAGGAGTGATAACTATGCAAGACAAATAACAGAGATTGATTGGAAACTACAGCAAGGATTCAAGGACACTGAAGTGGAACCTGATTTTACAACACAGAGATTTAAAGTACAGGATCCTGTCCATGAAATAGGAATGAATACCCCAGAACTTTCCCCTAGAGGAAATAGTTTTACTCTCTGGGAGGACATAGAAAAATTAGAGGATCAGCTACAGCAGTTATCAAAGCGGAGAGGACTCAATTGTTGTGTAGAGGAGGAATGGGCATCAACAAGTAGGGAGCTCCAGAAAACAGTTGCAGCTTACACTGCCAGTTTAAGGGAAGGAGCCAGGTCCCACTGGAGACTACCCTTAGACAACATCTTCATGTGTGATGGTCTGATAAAAGATACTGGGGTACAATCTACAGGGGATCCTCGACTTTCAAACATCTGTGAAAAAGGCAAGGAGAATGTGAAACTACCAAAAGCTAATTCACAAGTCCTATTTTCAGAAATCAATCCGTCAAATCTCAAAGCTGCTGGTAATGAAAGTGACTCAAGTTTCAATATTCATGATGTTTATGTGATCCAGAATGAATATGAAAGGAATGGAGAAGTTATGTCTGACAAAGCACATGCTTTGAATTTGGACCTGGAGGATGGGGATCGGCTTGGTAAACCAGATCCATTACCACAGAATTTTTTCTTGGACCCTAGTTCTACTGCAAGAAATTCATTGCCGTCTTCATCACATAATGCCCATGAATTTAATGTAAGCACTAGTCTTTGCAATGCTTTATCGGTTGTTCCAGTGGAGTCGATGCTTGAATTTTCTTCGGTTCAAGAGGATGTTAGACATATCAACACGAGGCTTCAGGCACTGGAGGAAAACGGAGAGTTTGTGAAGCAGGCAATTGATTCGCTGAAAAGGGATAGAGAAGAATTATCATTGCTGAAGGAGATAGCTCAGCAGCTTCGTGAATTAAAAGAACCATTGAAGAGCTGCAAAGATGTGAAAAGTTCACCCCCTCACGAGGAGCAAGAGGATGCATCTGTTGTCAGATTCATGGAG
- the LOC131035085 gene encoding uncharacterized protein LOC131035085 isoform X3, whose amino-acid sequence MASSVYCHWSKINCDPCNCNCMLGSDCNSSPQRSVRRKLEGLNLKCNNSCISARDDGGSTAEEGIVSKDVTDCTHCYQQWNDSTKEIIEESRKLIYFGELPKTLISEISTEQVNGRSCFSLTLHEENEGFDSLHSSLHYSSPAHIDDRFSSKKVLVMKKNAPGNVPVEAESHIHMMEVEKEAHTLREALRGQHYALQDLYTELEEERNASSTAANEALSMILRLQDEKAAVRLEANQYKRMAEEKIAHDQESLAFFEEIIYRKDKEIDALEYEIQAYRHRLLSIGFDDLEIGKIRYLERSYSNDNTNARYGGCDNWINSEQECSGSHVTLGWKTSNNTHSRDLWKIQDKKGKRCICKNDHTCLDDTWNEGTNAFGSGLPQNQQGVSCSEGVTHGQDRASGNSNRIQLEGNSVSRNVIKESIRVFSNNRSDNYARQITEIDWKLQQGFKDTEVEPDFTTQRFKVQDPVHEIGMNTPELSPRGNSFTLWEDIEKLEDQLQQLSKRRGLNCCVEEEWASTSRELQKTVAAYTASLREGARSHWRLPLDNIFMCDGLIKDTGVQSTGDPRLSNICEKGKENVKLPKANSQVLFSEINPSNLKAAGNESDSSFNIHDVYVIQNEYERNGEVMSDKAHALNLDLEDGDRLGKPDPLPQNFFLDPSSTARNSLPSSSHNAHEFNVSTSLCNALSVVPVESMLEFSSVQEDVRHINTRLQALEENGEFVKQAIDSLKRDREELSLLKEIAQQLRELKEPLKSCKDVKSSPPHEEQEDASVVRFMEDDGSSINEGLVHLLEKTPLRRMSSHITRTVKIISFTDVGSGHIQGK is encoded by the coding sequence ATGGCTAGTAGTGTTTACTGTCATTGGAGTAAAATCAACTGTGATCCTTGTAATTGTAATTGCATGTTGGGTAGTGACTGCAACTCTTCACCACAGAGGTCTGTTAggaggaagcttgaagggctcaACTTGAAATGTAATAACTCCTGCATTTCAGCAAGAGACGACGGAGGATCTACTGCAGAAGAAGGTATTGTTTCCAAAGATGTCACGGACTGCACGCATTGTTATCAGCAATGGAATGATTCCACAAAAGAGATTATTGAAGAGTCCAGAAAGTTAATATATTTTGGAGAGTTACCAAAAACACTTATATCTGAAATTTCGACAGAACAAGTTAATGGTAGAAGTTGTTTTTCTTTGACATTGCATGAGGAAAATGAAGGATTTGATTCCTTACATAGCAGTCTACACTATTCTTCCCCCGCTCATATTGATGATCGCTTTTCTTCAAAGAAAGTGCTCGTGATGAAGAAAAACGCTCCAGGGAATGTGCCTGTAGAAGCTGAAAGCCATATTCATATGATGGAAGTAGAGAAAGAAGCGCATACATTAAGGGAGGCTCTTCGCGGCCAACATTACGCTTTACAGGACCTCTATACTGAACTAGAGGAGGAGAGAAATGCGTCATCCACTGCAGCAAATGAAGCATTATCCATGATTTTGCGCCTTCAAGATGAAAAGGCTGCAGTGCGTTTGGAGGCTAACCAGTACAAAAGAATGGCGGAGGAAAAGATTGCCCATGATCAAGAATCCTTAGCATTCTTTGAAGAAATTATTTACAGGAAAGACAAGGAGATTGATGCTTTGGAGTATGAAATACAAGCATACAGACACAGATTGCTGAGTATTGGATTTGATGACCTTGAAATTGGAAAGATTCGATACCTGGAACGGTCTTATTCAAATGACAACACAAATGCCAGGTATGGAGGTTGTGATAACTGGATAAATTCGGAACAGGAGTGCTCTGGTAGTCATGTTACTCTTGGTTGGAAAACTTCAAATAATACACATTCCCGAGATTTATGGAAGATACAAGACAAGAAAGGGAAGAGATGCATTTGCAAGAATGATCACACATGCTTAGATGATACGTGGAATGAGGGCACAAATGCATTTGGTTCTGGTTTACCACAAAACCAACAGGGTGTATCATGTTCAGAGGGAGTCACACATGGACAAGATAGAGCCTCAGGCAACTCTAATAGGATTCAGCTAGAAGGAAATTCCGTTTCCAGAAATGTGATTAAAGAATCTATCAGAGTTTTTTCCAATAATAGGAGTGATAACTATGCAAGACAAATAACAGAGATTGATTGGAAACTACAGCAAGGATTCAAGGACACTGAAGTGGAACCTGATTTTACAACACAGAGATTTAAAGTACAGGATCCTGTCCATGAAATAGGAATGAATACCCCAGAACTTTCCCCTAGAGGAAATAGTTTTACTCTCTGGGAGGACATAGAAAAATTAGAGGATCAGCTACAGCAGTTATCAAAGCGGAGAGGACTCAATTGTTGTGTAGAGGAGGAATGGGCATCAACAAGTAGGGAGCTCCAGAAAACAGTTGCAGCTTACACTGCCAGTTTAAGGGAAGGAGCCAGGTCCCACTGGAGACTACCCTTAGACAACATCTTCATGTGTGATGGTCTGATAAAAGATACTGGGGTACAATCTACAGGGGATCCTCGACTTTCAAACATCTGTGAAAAAGGCAAGGAGAATGTGAAACTACCAAAAGCTAATTCACAAGTCCTATTTTCAGAAATCAATCCGTCAAATCTCAAAGCTGCTGGTAATGAAAGTGACTCAAGTTTCAATATTCATGATGTTTATGTGATCCAGAATGAATATGAAAGGAATGGAGAAGTTATGTCTGACAAAGCACATGCTTTGAATTTGGACCTGGAGGATGGGGATCGGCTTGGTAAACCAGATCCATTACCACAGAATTTTTTCTTGGACCCTAGTTCTACTGCAAGAAATTCATTGCCGTCTTCATCACATAATGCCCATGAATTTAATGTAAGCACTAGTCTTTGCAATGCTTTATCGGTTGTTCCAGTGGAGTCGATGCTTGAATTTTCTTCGGTTCAAGAGGATGTTAGACATATCAACACGAGGCTTCAGGCACTGGAGGAAAACGGAGAGTTTGTGAAGCAGGCAATTGATTCGCTGAAAAGGGATAGAGAAGAATTATCATTGCTGAAGGAGATAGCTCAGCAGCTTCGTGAATTAAAAGAACCATTGAAGAGCTGCAAAGATGTGAAAAGTTCACCCCCTCACGAGGAGCAAGAGGATGCATCTGTTGTCAGATTCATGGAG
- the LOC131035085 gene encoding uncharacterized protein LOC131035085 isoform X2, with translation MASSVYCHWSKINCDPCNCNCMLGSDCNSSPQRSVRRKLEGLNLKCNNSCISARDDGGSTAEEGIVSKDVTDCTHCYQQWNDSTKEIIEESRKLIYFGELPKTLISEISTEQVNGRSCFSLTLHEENEGFDSLHSSLHYSSPAHIDDRFSSKKVLVMKKNAPGNVPVEAESHIHMMEVEKEAHTLREALRGQHYALQDLYTELEEERNASSTAANEALSMILRLQDEKAAVRLEANQYKRMAEEKIAHDQESLAFFEEIIYRKDKEIDALEYEIQAYRHRLLSIGFDDLEIGKIRYLERSYSNDNTNARYGGCDNWINSEQECSGSHVTLGWKTSNNTHSRDLWKIQDKKGKRCICKNDHTCLDDTWNEGTNAFGSGLPQNQQGVSCSEGVTHGQDRASGNSNRIQLEGNSVSRNVIKESIRVFSNNRSDNYARQITEIDWKLQQGFKDTEVEPDFTTQRFKVQDPVHEIGMNTPELSPRGNSFTLWEDIEKLEDQLQQLSKRRGLNCCVEEEWASTSRELQKTVAAYTASLREGARSHWRLPLDNIFMCDGLIKDTGVQSTGDPRLSNICEKGKENVKLPKANSQVLFSEINPSNLKAAGNESDSSFNIHDVYVIQNEYERNGEVMSDKAHALNLDLEDGDRLGKPDPLPQNFFLDPSSTARNSLPSSSHNAHEFNVSTSLCNALSVVPVESMLEFSSVQEDVRHINTRLQALEENGEFVKQAIDSLKRDREELSLLKEIAQQLRELKEPLKSCKDVKSSPPHEEQEDASVVRFMEGNVSITRYTNKKDDGSSINEGLVHLLEKTPLRRMSSHITRTVKIISFTDVGSGHIQGK, from the coding sequence ATGGCTAGTAGTGTTTACTGTCATTGGAGTAAAATCAACTGTGATCCTTGTAATTGTAATTGCATGTTGGGTAGTGACTGCAACTCTTCACCACAGAGGTCTGTTAggaggaagcttgaagggctcaACTTGAAATGTAATAACTCCTGCATTTCAGCAAGAGACGACGGAGGATCTACTGCAGAAGAAGGTATTGTTTCCAAAGATGTCACGGACTGCACGCATTGTTATCAGCAATGGAATGATTCCACAAAAGAGATTATTGAAGAGTCCAGAAAGTTAATATATTTTGGAGAGTTACCAAAAACACTTATATCTGAAATTTCGACAGAACAAGTTAATGGTAGAAGTTGTTTTTCTTTGACATTGCATGAGGAAAATGAAGGATTTGATTCCTTACATAGCAGTCTACACTATTCTTCCCCCGCTCATATTGATGATCGCTTTTCTTCAAAGAAAGTGCTCGTGATGAAGAAAAACGCTCCAGGGAATGTGCCTGTAGAAGCTGAAAGCCATATTCATATGATGGAAGTAGAGAAAGAAGCGCATACATTAAGGGAGGCTCTTCGCGGCCAACATTACGCTTTACAGGACCTCTATACTGAACTAGAGGAGGAGAGAAATGCGTCATCCACTGCAGCAAATGAAGCATTATCCATGATTTTGCGCCTTCAAGATGAAAAGGCTGCAGTGCGTTTGGAGGCTAACCAGTACAAAAGAATGGCGGAGGAAAAGATTGCCCATGATCAAGAATCCTTAGCATTCTTTGAAGAAATTATTTACAGGAAAGACAAGGAGATTGATGCTTTGGAGTATGAAATACAAGCATACAGACACAGATTGCTGAGTATTGGATTTGATGACCTTGAAATTGGAAAGATTCGATACCTGGAACGGTCTTATTCAAATGACAACACAAATGCCAGGTATGGAGGTTGTGATAACTGGATAAATTCGGAACAGGAGTGCTCTGGTAGTCATGTTACTCTTGGTTGGAAAACTTCAAATAATACACATTCCCGAGATTTATGGAAGATACAAGACAAGAAAGGGAAGAGATGCATTTGCAAGAATGATCACACATGCTTAGATGATACGTGGAATGAGGGCACAAATGCATTTGGTTCTGGTTTACCACAAAACCAACAGGGTGTATCATGTTCAGAGGGAGTCACACATGGACAAGATAGAGCCTCAGGCAACTCTAATAGGATTCAGCTAGAAGGAAATTCCGTTTCCAGAAATGTGATTAAAGAATCTATCAGAGTTTTTTCCAATAATAGGAGTGATAACTATGCAAGACAAATAACAGAGATTGATTGGAAACTACAGCAAGGATTCAAGGACACTGAAGTGGAACCTGATTTTACAACACAGAGATTTAAAGTACAGGATCCTGTCCATGAAATAGGAATGAATACCCCAGAACTTTCCCCTAGAGGAAATAGTTTTACTCTCTGGGAGGACATAGAAAAATTAGAGGATCAGCTACAGCAGTTATCAAAGCGGAGAGGACTCAATTGTTGTGTAGAGGAGGAATGGGCATCAACAAGTAGGGAGCTCCAGAAAACAGTTGCAGCTTACACTGCCAGTTTAAGGGAAGGAGCCAGGTCCCACTGGAGACTACCCTTAGACAACATCTTCATGTGTGATGGTCTGATAAAAGATACTGGGGTACAATCTACAGGGGATCCTCGACTTTCAAACATCTGTGAAAAAGGCAAGGAGAATGTGAAACTACCAAAAGCTAATTCACAAGTCCTATTTTCAGAAATCAATCCGTCAAATCTCAAAGCTGCTGGTAATGAAAGTGACTCAAGTTTCAATATTCATGATGTTTATGTGATCCAGAATGAATATGAAAGGAATGGAGAAGTTATGTCTGACAAAGCACATGCTTTGAATTTGGACCTGGAGGATGGGGATCGGCTTGGTAAACCAGATCCATTACCACAGAATTTTTTCTTGGACCCTAGTTCTACTGCAAGAAATTCATTGCCGTCTTCATCACATAATGCCCATGAATTTAATGTAAGCACTAGTCTTTGCAATGCTTTATCGGTTGTTCCAGTGGAGTCGATGCTTGAATTTTCTTCGGTTCAAGAGGATGTTAGACATATCAACACGAGGCTTCAGGCACTGGAGGAAAACGGAGAGTTTGTGAAGCAGGCAATTGATTCGCTGAAAAGGGATAGAGAAGAATTATCATTGCTGAAGGAGATAGCTCAGCAGCTTCGTGAATTAAAAGAACCATTGAAGAGCTGCAAAGATGTGAAAAGTTCACCCCCTCACGAGGAGCAAGAGGATGCATCTGTTGTCAGATTCATGGAG